A single region of the Changchengzhania lutea genome encodes:
- a CDS encoding DUF1508 domain-containing protein: protein MYSSKRALENGISSLKNNASGASANVLDLIHDLCYLCVTPNKKANFKKSAFLYSTGGETRTPTHCCTRS from the coding sequence ATGTATTCATCTAAACGTGCCTTGGAAAATGGAATTAGTTCTTTAAAGAACAATGCATCTGGTGCAAGTGCTAATGTTTTGGACTTGATTCATGATTTGTGTTACCTATGTGTTACCCCAAATAAAAAAGCCAACTTTAAAAAGTCGGCTTTCCTTTACAGTACGGGCGGGGAGACTCGAACTCCCACACATTGCTGCACTAGATCCTAA
- a CDS encoding prolipoprotein diacylglyceryl transferase — protein sequence MIFSLLFFLNYFFWEPNIYIFQIDGFKLKWYSILFALGFFTGRFIIFYIYKKEQKFHPSIDIQLIFMVIGTLIGARMGHVLFYQTNLLYSDFFELFKFWKGGLSSHGTAFGVLFSMSFYSYALKIKGFKIQIRDKLKHGNTYLQVLDRMVIVIALGAVFIRFGNFVNSEIIGKPTASNYGVIQLNPFTDKLKQTLPFVEAATYNKTERFLSPGYPVLDIMIQFKNQKYYEQRIRAGVDRLLLKMMPTREGQSSHVINPKGSDLGYKFIRTNKAFYLSFEAVGVVRHPVQLYESFTNLLIFILFYWIWYRKKEKLQPGFLLGLFMVILFSIRIFHEVFKENQVSFENQMSLNMGQLLSLPFIVLGLIILSVAIFSKKETSYR from the coding sequence ATGATTTTTAGTTTACTTTTTTTTTTAAATTATTTTTTTTGGGAACCCAATATTTATATTTTTCAAATAGATGGTTTTAAGTTAAAATGGTATTCAATTCTTTTTGCTCTTGGTTTTTTTACTGGAAGGTTCATCATTTTTTATATTTATAAAAAGGAACAAAAATTTCATCCATCCATAGATATACAATTAATATTCATGGTCATTGGCACTTTAATAGGAGCACGAATGGGGCATGTACTGTTTTATCAAACAAATCTTCTTTATTCTGATTTTTTCGAGTTATTTAAATTTTGGAAAGGTGGATTATCTAGTCATGGTACGGCATTTGGTGTTCTTTTTTCTATGTCTTTTTATTCTTATGCCCTTAAAATAAAAGGGTTTAAAATACAAATTAGGGACAAATTGAAGCATGGTAACACCTATCTTCAAGTATTGGATAGAATGGTCATAGTTATAGCTCTTGGAGCGGTTTTTATCCGTTTCGGGAATTTTGTAAATTCTGAAATTATAGGTAAGCCAACTGCTTCAAATTATGGTGTAATTCAATTAAATCCTTTTACCGATAAACTAAAGCAAACCTTGCCATTTGTAGAGGCTGCAACGTATAATAAAACTGAACGTTTTTTGTCGCCTGGTTATCCTGTATTAGATATAATGATACAGTTTAAAAACCAAAAATATTATGAACAGAGAATACGGGCGGGAGTTGATCGCTTACTTTTAAAAATGATGCCCACTAGAGAGGGACAGTCTTCACACGTTATTAATCCTAAAGGATCTGATTTGGGGTATAAGTTTATAAGAACAAATAAGGCCTTCTATCTTAGTTTTGAAGCTGTGGGTGTTGTACGGCATCCTGTGCAATTGTATGAATCATTTACTAATCTTTTAATTTTTATTTTATTTTATTGGATCTGGTACCGAAAAAAAGAAAAGCTTCAACCAGGATTTTTATTAGGATTGTTTATGGTGATTTTATTTTCAATTAGAATTTTTCATGAGGTTTTTAAAGAAAATCAAGTGTCATTCGAGAACCAAATGTCTTTGAATATGGGACAGCTATTGAGTCTTCCTTTTATTGTTTTAGGATTGATAATTTTATCTGTTGCTATTTTTTCTAAAAAAGAAACTTCATACAGATAA
- a CDS encoding BlaI/MecI/CopY family transcriptional regulator produces MQLSKTEEDLMNYLWRLEKAFMKDLLDAYPEPKPATTTVATLLKRMTDKGFINYKLFGKSREYYPLVKKKDYFSKHVNGLIKNFFNDSASQFASFFTKETNLTKKELEDLKALIDSEIKNK; encoded by the coding sequence ATGCAACTCTCAAAAACAGAGGAGGATTTAATGAATTATTTATGGAGGCTTGAAAAAGCCTTCATGAAAGACTTGCTAGATGCTTACCCGGAACCTAAACCAGCGACCACCACAGTAGCTACACTTTTAAAACGTATGACGGACAAAGGTTTTATAAATTATAAGTTGTTCGGAAAATCTAGGGAATATTATCCGTTAGTAAAAAAGAAAGATTATTTCTCTAAGCACGTCAACGGTTTAATTAAGAATTTCTTTAACGACAGTGCCTCACAATTTGCCTCTTTTTTTACTAAAGAAACCAATCTTACAAAAAAGGAATTGGAAGACTTAAAAGCTTTAATCGATAGCGAAATTAAAAATAAATAA
- a CDS encoding DUF4185 domain-containing protein gives MKLYLRFFLVLCLGFSSCKKENKKSKSNHIELDRNVEKDTIFSKLIIPDNLGVTGADGVISFPLSNGSSVFMMGDSFLAKVEHGKRNPDCKMINNTFIVLDKNKKESKAIFKGDFNDPETMLVPNQDNGNHEFYWPGHGYEYKNELHIFMSRFVHIDPVDGGWNFKYIGTDYLKLEKDTYNIISRENFPYSNINGVHYGHSILKDGDYTYIYGTWHDKANANLHVARAQMNDATNKLTRFEFFNGESWSENPKDTQPLKGINKLTPEQFSVFKHSDKYAFVMQERGLFTGNIYSYISDTPTGPWYNEKHLYHATEQENSEDEIFTYNAMAHPQYIQDNRLLVSYCVNSFNVPSIHEDVSFYRPRFIWVPLEMILE, from the coding sequence ATGAAGTTATATTTAAGATTTTTTTTAGTACTATGTTTAGGGTTTTCTTCTTGTAAAAAAGAAAATAAAAAATCTAAATCTAACCATATAGAATTAGACAGAAACGTTGAAAAAGACACTATTTTCAGTAAGCTAATTATACCAGATAACTTAGGTGTTACGGGAGCAGACGGAGTTATTTCTTTTCCATTATCTAACGGTTCATCGGTATTTATGATGGGAGATTCTTTTTTAGCAAAGGTTGAACATGGTAAACGAAATCCTGATTGTAAAATGATAAACAACACATTTATTGTTTTAGATAAAAACAAAAAGGAATCTAAAGCTATTTTTAAAGGAGATTTTAACGATCCAGAAACGATGTTAGTACCCAATCAAGATAATGGAAACCATGAATTTTATTGGCCAGGGCATGGATATGAGTATAAAAATGAATTGCATATTTTCATGTCTAGATTTGTTCATATTGACCCTGTTGATGGAGGTTGGAATTTTAAATACATAGGGACAGATTATCTTAAATTAGAAAAAGACACTTATAATATTATTTCAAGAGAGAATTTCCCGTATTCAAATATTAATGGTGTCCATTACGGTCATTCAATTTTAAAAGATGGCGATTACACCTATATTTATGGAACATGGCATGATAAGGCCAATGCAAATTTACACGTTGCTAGAGCACAAATGAACGATGCTACCAATAAACTAACTCGTTTTGAGTTTTTTAATGGCGAAAGTTGGTCAGAAAATCCAAAAGACACACAGCCTTTAAAAGGAATTAATAAGCTTACACCAGAGCAGTTTTCTGTATTTAAACATAGTGATAAATATGCTTTTGTAATGCAGGAACGTGGTCTTTTTACAGGGAATATTTATTCGTATATTTCAGATACCCCAACAGGACCATGGTATAATGAAAAGCATTTGTATCATGCTACAGAACAGGAAAACTCTGAAGATGAAATTTTTACCTATAATGCCATGGCACATCCGCAATATATTCAAGATAATAGGTTGTTGGTTTCGTATTGTGTTAATAGTTTTAATGTACCTAGTATCCATGAAGACGTAAGCTTTTATAGACCAAGATTTATTTGGGTGCCGCTGGAAATGATTTTAGAATAG
- a CDS encoding GNAT family N-acetyltransferase, translating to MTPVVRKATLDDLPTLLAFEQELIVAERLFDPTIKEDPVRYYDIAELITSSESEVYLIEIDEVIVASGYAKIKTDRHYLKHDKQGYLGFMYVSEAHRGKQFNSLIIDALLAWCQSRHVFEICLDVYQDNSSAVKAYEKVGFKKHMINMRMTIENRDF from the coding sequence ATGACACCTGTAGTTAGAAAAGCGACCTTAGATGATCTTCCCACGCTTTTAGCCTTCGAGCAAGAGCTTATAGTGGCTGAACGCCTTTTTGACCCAACTATTAAAGAGGACCCGGTTCGTTATTACGATATCGCCGAATTAATTACGAGTTCCGAGTCAGAAGTTTACCTTATTGAAATAGACGAAGTCATTGTAGCCTCTGGATATGCTAAAATTAAAACGGACAGGCATTACCTAAAACATGACAAACAAGGTTATTTAGGTTTTATGTACGTGTCTGAAGCACATCGAGGCAAGCAGTTTAATAGTTTGATTATTGATGCCTTATTGGCATGGTGCCAATCGCGTCACGTTTTCGAAATCTGTCTTGATGTGTATCAAGATAATTCATCAGCAGTTAAAGCTTATGAGAAAGTAGGATTTAAAAAACACATGATCAATATGCGTATGACTATTGAAAATAGAGATTTTTAA
- a CDS encoding M56 family metallopeptidase, with protein MLLILLKSSACLAIFMLFYKWCLEKTSAHTFKRFYLLAVILISISIPFITFTDYVDAETTAVSAVSQFNSSESVNISEITLIQEYLPMLLWHIYVLGVLLFSVRFFKNLNALIQKIKANPKLKNENFINVLLQDLIHPHTFFNYIFLNKTKYESNQIQPEVLLHEQTHAKQKHALDILFIELIQILFWFNPLLHFIKKDIKLNHEFLADQAVIDHGFNTQNYQHLLLTFSSNASHSSLANAINYSLIKKRFTVMKTQTSKTTLRLRSLIMLPLLAILIYSFSTKETKYVAPNIFIESEAPQELRPQEGLNNNPDHIKNKLQNTSSIKIKHAKSQQRATPKQISEYNTLAKKYNAQSEDRRIIKLKDLNRLEYLYRLMSKDQKAKAEPFPNCPPPPPAPKAPEASKVRPPKAPEPPKPPKTGFIEIEGKDYFYSTNNGETKYYTRQGIEVDKKGNKLSTKQSDGSKVVDNQRITKVFKNNKVVSEFKKNWDDEKINDIPTPPEPKSPLDYVIDMSKKGATFYYNGKKVSSDKAIALMKADKDLNISSKTNNGTRVVKIQTEPISF; from the coding sequence ATGCTTTTAATCCTATTAAAATCCAGCGCTTGCTTAGCTATTTTTATGCTGTTTTATAAATGGTGTTTAGAGAAAACCAGTGCGCATACCTTTAAACGGTTCTACTTATTGGCAGTTATTTTGATATCGATCAGTATTCCCTTTATTACATTTACCGATTACGTTGATGCCGAAACAACTGCGGTTTCAGCCGTGTCTCAATTCAATAGTTCAGAGTCTGTTAACATTTCTGAAATCACATTAATTCAAGAGTATTTACCGATGCTTTTATGGCATATTTATGTGTTAGGCGTCCTATTATTTTCAGTCAGGTTTTTTAAGAATTTAAATGCGTTAATTCAAAAAATAAAGGCGAATCCTAAATTAAAAAATGAAAATTTCATCAATGTGCTATTACAGGATTTAATACATCCGCATACCTTCTTCAATTACATATTCTTAAACAAAACCAAGTATGAATCTAATCAAATTCAACCTGAGGTTTTATTGCACGAGCAAACCCACGCCAAACAAAAACACGCTTTGGATATCCTGTTTATTGAACTTATACAAATCCTGTTTTGGTTCAATCCGCTACTTCATTTTATTAAAAAAGACATCAAACTAAATCATGAGTTTTTAGCAGATCAGGCGGTTATCGATCATGGTTTTAACACTCAAAATTATCAACACTTGTTATTAACGTTCTCATCAAACGCATCTCATTCATCTTTGGCAAATGCCATCAATTATTCATTAATCAAAAAACGATTTACAGTTATGAAAACACAAACCTCAAAAACAACACTTAGGCTCCGAAGCCTTATTATGCTGCCCTTATTGGCTATTTTAATTTACAGTTTTAGCACTAAAGAAACAAAATATGTTGCCCCCAATATTTTTATTGAAAGTGAAGCTCCACAAGAATTACGTCCTCAAGAAGGGTTGAATAATAATCCTGACCATATTAAAAATAAACTGCAAAACACGAGTTCAATCAAAATAAAACACGCTAAAAGCCAACAAAGAGCCACGCCAAAACAAATCTCAGAATACAATACACTTGCAAAAAAATATAATGCACAGTCTGAAGACAGGCGCATCATAAAACTAAAGGATTTAAATCGCTTAGAATACCTTTACAGATTAATGAGTAAAGATCAAAAAGCGAAAGCAGAACCTTTCCCAAATTGCCCACCGCCGCCTCCTGCTCCAAAAGCACCCGAAGCAAGTAAGGTGAGGCCACCAAAAGCTCCAGAGCCACCAAAACCGCCTAAAACCGGTTTTATTGAAATAGAAGGCAAAGATTATTTTTATTCAACTAATAATGGGGAAACCAAATACTATACCCGACAGGGCATAGAAGTAGATAAAAAGGGTAATAAGTTATCAACTAAACAATCAGATGGCAGTAAGGTGGTAGACAACCAAAGAATTACAAAAGTGTTTAAAAACAATAAAGTAGTCAGTGAGTTTAAAAAAAATTGGGATGATGAAAAAATCAACGACATCCCCACACCGCCTGAGCCAAAATCACCTCTGGATTATGTGATTGACATGTCTAAAAAAGGAGCTACCTTTTATTACAATGGCAAAAAAGTATCATCTGATAAAGCCATTGCTCTAATGAAGGCAGATAAAGACCTTAATATTTCGTCAAAAACAAATAATGGCACTCGTGTTGTAAAAATTCAAACAGAACCTATTTCATTTTAA
- a CDS encoding dipeptidase — translation MNNIQSYISEHKDRFLNELIELLKIPSISADSAYKSDVLKTAESVKTSLKSAGCDTVEICETAGYPIIYGEKIIDKNLPTILVYGHYDVQPPDPLDLWHSPPFDPVIKKTELHPDGAIFARGACDDKGQMYMHVKALEFMTSTNQLPCNVKFMIEGEEEIGSSNLAIFVKNNREKLKNDVILISDTGMIAKDVPSITTGLRGLSYVEVEVTGPNRDLHSGLYGGAVANPINVLTKLIASLHDENNHITIPGFYDKVEELSKGERKEMAKAPFNLEHYKKALDIDAVYGEACYTTNERNSIRPTLDVNGIWGGYTGEGAKTVIASKAYAKISMRLVPNQDWKDITELFKTHFESIAPKGVTVKVSPHHGGQGYVTPIDSLGYKAASKAYQDTFGKTPIPQRSGGSIPIVSLFEQELKSKTILMGFGLDSDAIHSPNEHFGVFNYLKGIETIPLFYKYFTELSK, via the coding sequence ATGAATAATATTCAATCTTATATTTCAGAACACAAAGACCGGTTTTTGAATGAACTAATCGAACTACTGAAAATACCGTCTATTAGTGCCGATTCCGCATACAAATCAGATGTTTTAAAAACTGCTGAATCTGTAAAAACAAGTTTAAAAAGTGCCGGATGCGACACTGTAGAAATTTGCGAAACCGCAGGCTACCCAATTATATATGGCGAAAAAATAATCGATAAAAACTTGCCTACTATTTTAGTATATGGCCATTACGATGTGCAACCGCCAGACCCATTAGATTTATGGCATTCACCGCCATTTGACCCCGTGATTAAAAAAACAGAACTTCATCCCGATGGGGCCATTTTCGCTCGAGGTGCCTGTGACGATAAAGGACAGATGTATATGCACGTGAAGGCATTGGAATTCATGACATCTACCAATCAGTTACCTTGCAATGTGAAATTCATGATTGAAGGTGAAGAAGAAATAGGCAGCTCAAACTTGGCCATTTTTGTAAAAAACAATCGGGAGAAATTAAAAAATGATGTGATATTAATTTCAGATACCGGCATGATTGCAAAAGATGTCCCGTCCATAACTACCGGATTGCGTGGACTTAGTTATGTTGAAGTTGAAGTCACTGGTCCTAACAGAGATTTGCATTCCGGATTGTATGGCGGTGCGGTCGCAAACCCTATTAACGTTTTAACAAAATTGATTGCCTCACTTCACGATGAAAACAATCATATCACCATACCAGGGTTTTATGACAAGGTGGAAGAATTATCTAAAGGAGAGCGCAAAGAAATGGCAAAAGCACCTTTCAATTTAGAACACTACAAAAAAGCCTTGGATATTGATGCGGTTTACGGAGAAGCCTGCTATACCACGAATGAACGTAATTCCATTCGTCCAACACTGGATGTCAATGGCATCTGGGGAGGCTACACCGGCGAAGGCGCCAAAACGGTCATTGCCAGTAAAGCCTATGCTAAAATATCGATGCGCTTGGTACCAAATCAAGATTGGAAAGATATTACGGAGCTTTTTAAAACGCATTTCGAAAGTATTGCACCAAAAGGGGTAACCGTAAAAGTATCACCACATCACGGGGGTCAAGGTTATGTCACACCCATAGATAGTTTAGGGTATAAAGCCGCCTCGAAAGCCTATCAAGACACCTTTGGAAAGACCCCTATTCCACAGCGTAGTGGTGGCAGTATTCCTATCGTGTCCCTTTTTGAGCAAGAATTAAAAAGCAAGACCATTTTAATGGGCTTCGGTTTAGATAGCGACGCCATTCATTCGCCAAATGAACATTTTGGTGTGTTCAATTATTTAAAAGGTATTGAAACCATTCCTTTATTCTATAAATATTTTACCGAGTTATCAAAATAA
- a CDS encoding YybH family protein, translated as MKRLLVVLCFISAFNSSAQSTDDTDKKEIQALLKAQRIAWSDNNIEEFMAGYWKSDSLKFYGSNGVTHGWENTLERYKKAYPTEDHTGKLNFKINAISKISDGAYYVMGEYHLKREVGNADGIFMIILKKIDDEWKIIADTSS; from the coding sequence ATGAAAAGACTTTTAGTAGTATTATGTTTTATCTCCGCCTTTAATTCTAGTGCCCAAAGTACCGATGACACAGACAAAAAAGAGATTCAAGCTTTACTCAAAGCACAACGTATCGCATGGTCTGATAACAATATTGAAGAATTTATGGCAGGTTACTGGAAAAGTGATTCCCTTAAATTTTATGGCAGCAATGGCGTTACTCATGGTTGGGAGAATACCTTAGAGCGTTATAAAAAAGCATATCCTACAGAAGACCATACAGGAAAGCTCAACTTTAAAATTAATGCTATTTCTAAAATTAGTGATGGTGCTTATTATGTTATGGGCGAATATCACTTAAAGCGCGAAGTCGGCAATGCAGATGGCATTTTTATGATTATTTTGAAAAAGATAGATGATGAATGGAAAATCATTGCAGACACGTCTTCGTAA
- a CDS encoding DUF4407 domain-containing protein, whose protein sequence is MLKQFFIICSGSDTDILNNCSKGEQNKYAGIGATVFFTAVMAFIAASYALYTVFDNLYAAVFFGLIWGLLIFNLDRYIVSTIKKTGNVIDELIQASPRIILAVIIAVVISKPLELKIFEKEINQVLLEEKNELTLNNKVQLAQQFTPSIEGLNNDILVLQQQIDTKEAEVNGLYDTYISEAEGTAGTKLLGKGPVYKEKREKHDALLTELQILKTENKAKIMVIENKIAGLNGDYETQILNTQPIINNFDGLMARVNALGKLPWLPSFFIFLLFLAIETSPIFAKLLSPKGAYDFRLEDQETAVKTTVLQNTNQRAALLKTDYAINDRIYGDIENEEELYAYKRKKARELMQLQADAFFKHQKNAL, encoded by the coding sequence ATGTTAAAGCAATTCTTCATCATTTGCTCCGGCTCAGACACCGATATTTTAAATAACTGTTCCAAAGGCGAACAAAATAAGTATGCTGGTATTGGCGCTACCGTTTTCTTTACAGCCGTTATGGCATTCATAGCAGCTAGTTACGCGCTTTATACCGTTTTTGACAATCTCTATGCTGCTGTTTTTTTCGGACTTATTTGGGGATTATTGATTTTTAATTTAGACAGGTATATTGTTTCTACCATAAAAAAAACCGGAAATGTTATAGATGAACTCATTCAAGCTTCCCCAAGAATCATACTTGCTGTTATCATTGCAGTCGTGATATCAAAACCTTTAGAATTGAAAATTTTTGAAAAAGAAATTAATCAAGTCCTTTTAGAAGAAAAAAATGAGCTTACCCTTAATAATAAAGTACAATTAGCACAACAATTTACACCTTCAATTGAGGGCTTAAATAATGATATTCTCGTATTGCAACAGCAAATCGACACTAAGGAAGCAGAAGTAAATGGTTTGTACGATACTTATATTTCAGAAGCTGAAGGGACGGCAGGAACAAAGCTTTTGGGAAAAGGCCCTGTGTATAAAGAAAAGCGAGAGAAACACGATGCACTCTTAACGGAATTACAAATTTTGAAGACTGAAAATAAAGCCAAAATCATGGTTATTGAAAATAAGATTGCTGGACTTAATGGAGATTATGAAACGCAGATACTAAACACGCAGCCTATCATTAATAACTTTGATGGTTTAATGGCACGCGTAAATGCTCTGGGCAAACTACCGTGGTTGCCGTCATTTTTCATCTTTTTACTGTTTCTTGCCATTGAAACCTCTCCCATTTTCGCCAAACTACTATCCCCTAAAGGCGCCTATGATTTTAGACTCGAGGACCAGGAAACAGCTGTAAAAACAACGGTTCTCCAAAATACCAATCAAAGAGCGGCACTGCTAAAAACAGATTATGCCATTAACGATCGGATTTATGGTGATATAGAAAATGAAGAAGAATTGTATGCATACAAGCGCAAAAAAGCGAGGGAACTTATGCAGTTGCAAGCAGATGCCTTTTTCAAGCATCAAAAAAATGCGCTTTAA
- a CDS encoding GntR family transcriptional regulator — MYGHSNIQDLLKKVNHDSVIPLHIQVEELLMDIIKLPDYVDGKLLPKEVSLANTLGVSRSTIRQASNRLSEKNLIIRKKGIGTRVNKDMVVTKLDSWSSFSKEMLEQGKTLVNYEFNLKKVKADKNVSNKLGIDLDSKVYRLSRVRGVKDESKVYFISYFHPKVLLKKSYDYSIPLYDLIENECGYYADMSKEEITAIIANEKLSKKLNIKIGDPVLKRERVVFDRGKSALEYNIGYYKAEKFIYSVELRR; from the coding sequence ATGTATGGACATAGCAACATTCAAGACTTACTAAAAAAGGTTAATCACGATAGTGTTATTCCTTTGCATATTCAAGTTGAAGAATTGTTAATGGACATTATAAAATTGCCAGATTATGTTGATGGCAAACTGCTCCCCAAAGAAGTTTCACTTGCAAATACACTCGGTGTTTCAAGAAGCACTATAAGGCAAGCAAGTAATAGATTGTCTGAAAAAAACCTAATTATTAGAAAAAAAGGAATTGGTACACGTGTAAATAAAGACATGGTTGTTACCAAGCTTGATAGCTGGTCTAGCTTTAGTAAAGAAATGTTGGAGCAAGGTAAGACTTTAGTTAATTATGAGTTTAATTTGAAAAAAGTAAAGGCCGATAAAAATGTAAGCAATAAATTAGGAATCGATTTAGATTCTAAGGTGTATAGACTCTCTCGTGTTAGGGGGGTTAAAGATGAATCTAAAGTCTATTTTATTTCTTATTTCCACCCCAAAGTTTTGCTGAAAAAAAGTTACGATTACTCTATTCCTCTATACGACCTTATTGAAAATGAGTGTGGTTATTATGCAGACATGTCTAAAGAGGAGATTACTGCGATTATAGCAAATGAAAAACTTTCTAAAAAGTTAAATATTAAAATAGGTGATCCAGTATTGAAACGTGAACGCGTTGTATTTGATAGAGGGAAATCAGCTCTTGAATATAATATAGGATATTATAAGGCTGAGAAATTTATTTATTCAGTTGAGCTTAGAAGGTAA
- a CDS encoding DMT family transporter — protein MKNQHSNHLLLLALATLLISTSGALGKFIDLPTPVIIWLRCALGALFLFIFCYFKKFNIKINAKKDIPTIILSALLLGAHWISYFYALKLSNVAIGMLSLFTFPVITALLEPLFGKSKLDPIHIVLGVIVLIGIYILAPEFNFESDHVKGILFGLFSAICYALRNLILKQHVQRYNGTVLMMHQIMILSVILLPVMFLMDTGNIKSQLPYVIILALVTTAIGHSLFIHSLKYFTVSTASIIGSAQPVFGIIIAFIFLNEIPTSNTFIGGALILATVVIESVRSKKARS, from the coding sequence ATGAAAAACCAACACAGCAACCACTTACTTCTATTAGCCTTAGCAACCCTATTGATTAGTACCTCTGGTGCCTTAGGGAAATTTATAGATTTACCTACACCTGTTATTATATGGCTGCGTTGTGCCTTGGGCGCTTTATTTCTGTTTATATTTTGTTACTTTAAAAAGTTCAATATTAAGATAAACGCCAAAAAAGATATTCCAACCATTATTTTAAGCGCCCTACTTTTGGGCGCGCATTGGATATCCTATTTCTATGCGTTGAAACTATCTAATGTGGCCATAGGCATGTTATCGCTCTTTACCTTTCCGGTGATTACTGCCTTGTTAGAACCCCTATTTGGAAAATCTAAATTAGATCCTATTCATATTGTATTAGGCGTCATCGTACTCATTGGTATTTATATTTTGGCACCAGAATTCAATTTCGAAAGTGATCATGTTAAAGGTATTTTATTTGGATTGTTTTCTGCCATTTGTTATGCCTTACGTAATCTTATTTTAAAACAACATGTGCAACGCTATAATGGTACAGTCCTTATGATGCATCAAATCATGATTTTAAGTGTGATACTGCTTCCCGTTATGTTTTTAATGGACACAGGTAATATAAAATCGCAACTCCCGTATGTCATTATATTGGCCTTGGTTACCACAGCCATAGGGCACTCCTTATTTATTCACAGTTTAAAATATTTCACGGTGAGCACGGCCAGTATTATTGGTAGCGCACAACCCGTCTTCGGGATTATTATAGCCTTTATATTCTTAAACGAAATTCCCACTAGCAATACCTTTATTGGAGGTGCTTTAATTCTAGCTACCGTTGTTATTGAGAGTGTACGGTCAAAAAAGGCTCGTTCTTAA